One stretch of Numenius arquata chromosome 8, bNumArq3.hap1.1, whole genome shotgun sequence DNA includes these proteins:
- the RBM15B gene encoding putative RNA-binding protein 15B — translation MKRGSERDSSPPGAGGGRAAAAAKRPRERERESSSRRGPHRSSGASRSSRDKSTPGGGGGGTTTSGGTTSGGSGGGGSSSRSHRGDERAGGGGDSNHRPAGSGSASAARGGSQAAPSSSSSSSSSSSRALGVPKAKALPGAVVAPSLLLAGPPPGAAPSLLLAPLGGSAGLTGEPPGSCEYKTLLVSGLSAALPDQLLEDGLFRLFQRFAGGGAGDISVKLSHTPELGRVAYVNFRHPGDARDARRHARARQLLLYDRPLKVEPVYLRGGRRSRTPPPAPSPEPLGYLPPIHSTYQYKQRSLSPVTSPLLREPRPRHAHAAAAAFALEAAAIGLSRERERALDYYGLYDERGRPYSYPIVAEEDLMPEDDQRATRNLFIGNLDHNVSEVELRRAFEKYGIIEEVVIKRPARGQGGAYAFLKFQNLDMAHRAKVAMSGRVVGRNPIKIGYGKANPTTRLWVGGLGPSTSLAALAREFDRFGSIRTIDYVKGDSFAYIQYESLDAAQAACAQMRGFPLGGPERRLRVDFAKAEETRYPQQYQPAPLPVHYELLADGYSRHRSLEQDLRVRDRTPPHLLYSDRDRSFAEADWASPAKTAERRNNLESYSRSVRSRSGERWASDSDRGVPKPWEERRKRRSLSSDRGRTTHSPYEDRSRTKASGPALDRSPERARKENHTTESGAEKEQSNSLQNNRHATEEKPHREASDAPQPKKRDSERNHRTGESESKTHEEPKSETKKLKNLSEYAQTLQLAWNGLLVLKNSCFPTSMHILEGDLGVINGLLKDHSSGGKLTQLKIAQRLRLDQPKLDEVTRRIKQGSPNGYAVLLATQSAPAGAGAEGTFPVVEPGLQRRLLRNLVSYLKQKQAAGVISLPVGGAKGRDSTGMLYAFPPCEFSQQYLQSALRTLGKLEEEHMVIVIVKDTA, via the coding sequence ATGAAGCGGGGCAGCGAACGGGACTCCAGCCcgccgggggctgggggaggccgcgccgccgccgccgccaagcGGCCCCGGGAACGCGAACGCGAGAGCAGCAGCCGGCGCGGCCCGCACCGCAGCTCGGGCGCCTCCCGCAGCAGCCGGGACAAGTCcacgcccggcggcggcggcggcggcaccaccACCAGCGGCGGCACCACCAGCGGAGGCAGCGGCGGAGGCGGCTCCAGCTCCCGCAGCCACCGCGGCGATGAgcgcgccggcggcggcggcgactcGAACCACCGCCCGGCGGGGAGCGGCTCGGCCTCGGCCGCCCGCGGCGGCAGCCAggccgccccctcctcctcctcttcctcctcctcctcctcgtcccggGCCCTCGGCGTGCCCAAGGCCAAGGCCCTGCCGGGCGCCGTGGTGGCCCCCTCGCTGCTGCtggccgggccgccgccgggcgccgcgccctccctgctgctggcgCCGCTGGGGGGCTCGGCGGGCCTGACCGGGGAGCCGCCCGGCTCCTGTGAGTACAAGACGCTGCTGGTGAGCGGGCTGAGCGCGGCCCTGCCCGACCAGCTGCTGGAGGACGGCCTGTTCCGCCTCTTCCAGCGCTTcgcgggggggggagccggggacaTCAGTGTCAAACTCTCCCACACGCCCGAGCTCGGCCGCGTCGCCTACGTCAACTTCCGACACCCCGGGGATGCCCGCGACGCCCGCCGGCACGCCCGGGCCCGACAGCTGCTCCTCTACGATCGGCCGCTCAAGGTGGAGCCGGTCTATCTGCGCGGGGGCCGGAGGAGCCGcacgccgccccccgcgccctcTCCGGAGCCCCTGGGGTACCTGCCGCCCATCCACAGCACCTACCAGTACAAGCAGAGATCGCTCTCTCCTGTCACCAGCCCCTTGCTGCGGGAGCCGCGGCCCAGGCACGCTCACGCCGCTGCAGCCGCCTTCGCTTTGGAAGCAGCTGCCATCGGGCTCTCCCGGGAGCGGGAGAGGGCCCTGGATTACTACGGGCTGTATGACGAGCGCGGCCGCCCTTACAGTTATCCCATCGTGGCTGAAGAAGACCTGATGCCGGAGGATGATCAAAGAGCAACCCGCAACCTCTTCATTGGCAACCTGGACCACAATGTGTCGGAGGTGGAGCTGAGGCGCGCCTTTGAGAAGTACGGCATCATCGAAGAAGTGGTGATCAAGCGGCCTGCCCGGGGCCAAGGCGGGGCTTACGCTTTCCTCAAGTTCCAGAACTTGGACATGGCGCATCGGGCCAAGGTTGCCATGTCAGGCCGCGTTGTCGGCAGGAACCCTATCAAAATTGGCTACGGGAAAGCCAACCCTACTACCAGGCTGTGGGTGGGTGGTCTTGGTCCCAGTACTTCCTTGGCTGCCCTGGCGAGGGAGTTCGACCGCTTCGGCAGCATCAGGACTATTGACTACGTGAAGGGAGACAGCTTCGCATATATCCAGTACGAAAGCTTGGACGCTGCCCAGGCGGCCTGCGCGCAGATGAGGGGCTTTCCTTTGGGTGGACCGGAGAGGAGACTCCGAGTGGATTTTGCCAAAGCAGAAGAGACGAGATACCCGCAGCAGTACCAGCCGGCACCGCTCCCCGTGCACTACGAACTGCTAGCTGATGGGTACAGCAGACACAGAAGCCTGGAGCAAGACTTGAGGGTGCGAGATAGGACTCCTCCGCATCTCCTGTACTCGGACAGAGACAGGAGCTTTGCAGAGGCAGACTGGGCCAGCCCTGCCAAAACCGCTGAACGCAGAAACAACTTGGAAAGCTACAGCCGATCGGTGCGTAGCCGGAGCGGAGAGCGCTGGGCCAGCGACAGCGATCGCGGCGTGCCCAAACCGTGGGAAGAGAGGCGGAAACGCCGGAGTCTTTCCAGCGACCGCGGGAGGACTACTCACTCGCCTTACGAGGACAGAAGCAGGACAAAGGCCAGTGGGCCAGCTTTAGACCGCAGCCCAGAGAGGGCTCGCAAGGAGAACCACACTACAGAATCCGGAGCCGAGAAAGAGCAGAGTAACTCCCTTCAGAACAATCGTCACGCGACTGAGGAGAAACCCCATCGTGAGGCATCCGATGCTCCCCAGCCTAAAAAAAGGGACAGCGAACGCAATCATCGAACTGGTGAATCGGAATCAAAAACTCACGAGGAGCCAAAATCTGAGACCAAAAAGCTAAAGAATTTATCGGAATACGCTCAGACACTGCAGCTTGCTTGGAACGGGCTTCTTGTGCTAAAAAACAGCTGCTTCCCCACCTCTATGCACATCCTGGAGGGAGACCTGGGTGTCATCAACGGACTCCTTAAAGATCATTCATCTGGCGGGAAGTTAACGCAGCTCAAAATCGCGCAGAGACTTCGGCTCGACCAGCCCAAGCTGGATGAAGTAACTCGCCGTATCAAACAAGGCAGCCCCAACGGCTACGCTGTGCTCCTGGCGACCCAATCCGCCccggcaggggcaggggctgaggggaccTTCCCTGTCGTGGAGCCCGGCTTGCAGCGACGGCTTCTCAGGAATCTGGTCTCCTACTTGAAACAGAAGCAGGCTGCTGGGGTTATCAGCCTGCCCGTGGGAGGGGCGAAGGGCAGAGACAGCACAGGCATGCTTTACGCGTTCCCTCCCTGTGAATTCTCTCAGCAGTACCTCCAGTCAGCACTAAGGACATTGGGAAAGTTAGAAGAAGAACATATGGTGATAGTTATAGTCAAAGACACTGCCTAG